A stretch of the Aegilops tauschii subsp. strangulata cultivar AL8/78 chromosome 4, Aet v6.0, whole genome shotgun sequence genome encodes the following:
- the LOC109747024 gene encoding myosin-binding protein 3 yields the protein MATSSAGRYAAALHRRTHRVTSALAYAALEWVLIALLLLNGLLSHAVARFAAYFGLRPPCLLCSRADRLFGAEEEDATDQAAADARWLRGLLCGAHAAEISGMGYCLHHRRLVADAADMCEGCLSSWKREMTRDAEEDGAVVCSCCKALVQITSSRELEDPAVHEKAAKEEEQDQGYVLLDQDDHEEEEEEQQNEEEAHELQGEIKVAAVEDESLEFMAQGEEITPDDDDRLVPVVALDEMTIADHSGLHPDAPGSEGDDMNRTDDERDQDDLDTAVVPEEKRMLASSVATAPAMTENSIPQDDELVLEDTVETGDFRTDEGDIVVPQATEAIPEDGSKSAEVETNCEVSIGSDICEQEQHGHAAPFQELVALEELSPLEYAEDWTSPLEILHETAPADQEAGEAEHEVTASRRFEYQSNDENEEDEDRAPETPTYSFAAQNSGKRFLLERKRSLSLSLDGSVSSEVECAEPSTVDQLRSALQAERKTLSAMYAELEEERNAAAIATNQTMAMINRLQEEKAAMQMEALQYQRMMEEQSEYDQEAMQLLTELVTKREREKQELERELELCKQKLLQYEDKERSMAALKDNARSTNGNGTSESSSGEDSDENSDDSCELGESPSGNLQSSPDAALSPGADQENTGHLVALDDSLTYMEMERLSILEELKALEERLFTLEDDDDINGSNAAAGRSSDDYGLSADGPHSPENGLAGNKARFEGRASVSRGKSLLPLFDAVGDQNCDRPSSTEADDSTKPAVAVFAKEQERLAIIEEVDHVYERLQALEADKEFLRHCIKSLKKGDKGMHLLQEILQHLRELRSVELHAKHAGDALPQSQHSRSI from the exons ATGGCGACGTCCTCGGCGGGCAGGTACGCGGCGGCGCTCCACCGGCGGACGCACCGTGTCACGTCCGCGCTGGCGTACGCGGCGCTCGAGTGGGTCCTCATCGCGCTGCTGCTCCTCAACGGGCTCCTCTCCCACGCCGTCGCCCGCTTCGCCGCCTACTTCGGCCTCCGCCCGCCCTGCCTCCTCTGCTCCCGCGCCGACCGCCTCTTCggcgccgaggaggaggacgccaCCGATCAGGCGGCGGCCGACGCGCGCTGGCTGCGCGGCCTCCTCTGCGGCGCCCACGCGGCCGAGATCTCCGGGATGGGCTACTGTCTCCACCATCGCCGCctcgtcgccgacgccgccgACATGTGCGAGGGCTGCCTCTCTTCTTGGAAGAGGGAGATGACGAGGGACGCGGAGGAGGACGGCGCCGTGGTGTGTTCTTGCTGCAAAGCTCTCGTACAGATTACTTCTTCACGCGAGCTGGAGGATCCTGCTGTACACGAGAAGGCAgccaaagaagaagaacaagatcaaggctacgttctactggatcaagatgaccacgaagaggaagaagaggagcagcAAAACGAAGAGGAAGCCCACGAGCTACAAGGGGAGATCAAGGTGGCTGCCGTGGAGGACGAGTCCTTGGAATTCATGGCTCAGGGCGAAGAGATCACGCCCGACGACGACGATCGGTTGGTGCCGGTGGTGGCGCTTGATGAGATGACAATTGCCGACCATTCGGGTCTGCATCCGGATGCCCCTGGCTCTGAGGGGGACGACATGAATCGCACAGACGATGAGCGTGATCAGGATGATCTTGATACCGCAGTGGTTCCGGAGGAGAAGAGGATGCTGGCTTCTTCGGTTGCAACGGCGCCTGCCATGACTGAGAATTCCATTCCACAAGATGATGAACTGGTTCTTGAAGATACTGTCGAAACTGGAGATTTCAGGACTGATGAAGGAGACATTGTTGTGCCTCAAG CCACTGAAGCAATTCCTGAAGATGGCAGCAAATCGGCAGAGGTGGAGACCAACTGCGAGGTGTCAATCGGGAGCGACATCTGCGAGCAGGAGCAACACGGCCATGCCGCTCCATTTCAAGAACTGGTGGCGCTGGAGGAGCTGTCTCCATTGGAATATGCAGAAGACTGGACATCACCACTGGAGATCCTCCATGAAACAGCCCCAGCCGATCAAG AAGCAGGTGAAGCAGAGCATGAGGTGACGGCCAGCCGGAGATTTGAGTACCAATCGAATGACGAGAACGAGGAGGACGAAGACAGGGCACCGGAGACACCCACCTACAGCTTTGCCGCCCAAAACTCAGGCAAAAGGTTCTTGCTCGAGAGGAAGCGGTCACTGTCCTTGTCCTTGGACGGAAGCGTATCGAGCGAGGTCGAGTGTGCCGAACCTTCCACCGTCGATCAGCTGAGATCCGCGCTGCAAGCGGAGCGAAAGACGCTCAGCGCGATGTACGCCGAGCTGGAGGAAGAGAGGAACGCGGCCGCCATCGCGACCAACCAGACGATGGCGATGATCAACCGGCTGCAGGAAGAGAAGGCCGCCATGCAGATGGAGGCGCTGCAGTACCAGAGGATGATGGAGGAGCAGTCCGAGTACGACCAGGAGGCGATGCAGCTGCTGACGGAGCTGGTCAccaagagggagagggagaagcaGGAGCTGGAGAGGGAGCTGGAGCTGTGCAAGCAGAAGTTGCTGCAGTACGAGGACAAGGAGAGGAGCATGGCAGCCTTGAAGGACAATGCGCGTAGCACCAATGGCAATGGCACCTCTGAGTCGTCCAGCGGCGAGGACAGCGATGAGAATTCCGATGACTCGTGCGAGCTGGGCGAGTCTCCGAGCGGCAATCTTCAGAGCTCGCCGGACGCTGCTCTTAGCCCCGGTGCGGATCAAGAGAACACCGGTCATCTTGTGGCGCTGGATGATTCCTTGACGTACATGGAGATGGAGAGGCTGTCCATCTTGGAGGAGCTCAAGGCACTGGAGGAGAGGCTCTTCACGCTGGAAGACGACGACGATATCAACGGCAGCAATGCGGCTGCTGGCCGTTCCTCGGACGATTACGGTCTGTCAGCCGACGGTCCCCATTCGCCGGAGAATGGTCTCGCCGGCAACAAGGCCAGGTTTGAAGGCAGAGCTTCTGTTTCCAGAGGAAAGAGCCTCCTACCTCTCTTTGACGCAGTCGGTGACCAGAACTGCGATCGTCCATCATCCACAGAGGCCGATGATTCGACGAAACCGGCCGTGGCCGTGTTTGCGAAAGAGCAAGAGAGGCTGGCGATCATAGAGGAGGTTGATCATGTGTACGAGAGGCTGCAAGCACTGGAGGCGGACAAGGAGTTCCTGAGGCACTGCATCAAGTCCCTCAAGAAAGGAGACAAGGGCATGCACCTTCTCCAGGAGATCTTGCAGCATCTTCGCGAGCTCCGGAGCGTGGAGCTTCATGCCAAGCACGCCGGTGATGCATTGCCACAAAGTCAGCATAGCAGATCGATCTAG